Proteins co-encoded in one Zootoca vivipara chromosome 3, rZooViv1.1, whole genome shotgun sequence genomic window:
- the FBLN7 gene encoding fibulin-7: protein MLSGLQYSLLLFLCLTSCQESRASQDCMNKQQLLTAIRQMQQFLKGQETRFAEGLRVMKHRLTTLQNTVMKTTPEPPTVFCPALDAPLNGKRFGSKNMVDHEVHFACDPGFRLIGSSSRVCQPNGSWTGDVPECTDIGVCTSHLCQNGGTCVDRGEQYKCFCPQEWTGPNCQYQTQTVPPEWSVTDDPAFSRKPRCAKFDRMQQCSCEAGFHMSGTAENSICQDVNECEVYKLEGAPRLCMHTCINIPGSYRCSCPRGYQIFSDAKSCEDIDECALSLHNCTRGTTCINTGGSFQCVNPECPKPSGNISYVKTSPFQCERNPCPMDSRSCHHAPKTISFHYLPLPSNLVTPTALFRMATASAPGRPGPDGLRFGIAAGNGRGHFVMQRSDRQTGELILVQSLQGPQTTEVEVDMTEYLDRTFQAKHVSKITVFVSAYEF from the exons ATGCTTTCTGGATTGCAATACAGCCTCTTACTCTTCTTGTGCCTAACATCATGTCAAGAATCTCGAGCATCCCAG GACTGCATGAACAAGCAGCAGCTTCTGACTGCCATCCGCCAAATGCAACAATTTCTAAAGGGGCAGGAAACGAGATTTGCCGAGGGGCTCCGTGTCATGAAACACCGGCTGACGACTCTGCAAAACACAGTCATGAAAACCACCCCTGAACCACCAACTG TGTTCTGCCCTGCCCTGGATGCCCCACTGAATGGCAAAAGATTTGGCTCCAAGAATATGGTGGACCATGAAGTTCATTTCGCCTGCGATCCTGGATTCCGACTCATCGGCTCCAGTTCTCGAGTGTGTCAGCCAAACGGCAGCTGGACAGGAGATGTTCCTGAGTGCACAG ATATTGGGGTATGCACCAGTCACCTGTGTCAGAATGGGGGAACATGTGTTGACCGAGGTGAACAGTACAAATGCTTTTGTCCCCAGGAGTGGACAGGCCCCAACTGCCAATATCAAACACAGACAG TACCACCCGAATGGAGCGTAACAGATGACCCGGCGTTCAGCCGTAAACCTCGCTGCGCCAAATTTGACCGGATGCAGCAGTGCAGCTGCGAAGCGGGCTTCCATATGAGCGGCACAGCAGAAAACAGCATCTGCCAGG ATGTGAATGAATGTGAAGTTTACAAGCTGGAGGGAGCCCCTCGTCTCTGTATGCACACCTGCATCAACATTCCTGGCTCGTACCGCTGTTCCTGCCCCAGAGGATACCAGATCTTCAGCGATGCGAAAAGCTGTGAAG ACATCGATGAGTGTGCTCTCTCATTGCACAACTGTACCAGGGGGACAACGTGCATTAATACAGGAGGAAGCTTTCAGTGTGTTAATCCAGAGTGCCCCAAGCCCAGTGGAAACATCAGCTATGTGAAAACATCGCCATT CCAATGCGAACGGAACCCATGCCCCATGGACAGCAGATCCTGCCACCACGCCCCAAAGACCATCTCCTTCCATTACCTCCCTCTGCCGTCCAACCTCGTCACTCCCACCGCCCTCTTCCGCATGGCTACCGCGTCGGCTCCTGGGCGGCCTGGCCCCGACGGCCTGCGCTTTGGAATCGCGGCAGGCAACGGCCGGGGCCATTTCGTCATGCAGCGCTCGGACAGGCAGACCGGTGAGCTCATCCTCGTCCAGAGCCTGCAAGGCCCTCAGACCACAGAAGTGGAAGTCGACATGACCGAGTACCTGGACCGCACCTTCCAAGCGAAGCACGTCTCGAAGATTACCGTCTTCGTGTCGGCTTACGAGTTTTAA